In the Thermodesulfovibrio yellowstonii DSM 11347 genome, one interval contains:
- a CDS encoding formate dehydrogenase subunit gamma yields MRNKIKRHSIIEIIEHWSIALSGIILLFTGLGCLPLYKRYYITDLPGFAWTGDFYNVTLIHYIASIVFVAGVIFHVFYHGLRKDFALLPKKGDLSQSIKVLLAMIGIGKEPPSDKYLPEQRIAYVGIGLIVLILTVTGIIKVLKNLEWIVLSPGLESINTLVHTLTGFLFIIAFFVHVATVILFKSNWPLLKSMFTGWVDEEYVKQRHSIWYKKIKMH; encoded by the coding sequence ATGAGAAATAAAATAAAAAGACATAGCATAATTGAAATTATTGAACACTGGAGTATAGCCTTGTCTGGAATAATTTTACTTTTTACTGGGCTTGGTTGCCTTCCTCTTTACAAGAGATATTATATAACTGATTTGCCTGGATTTGCATGGACTGGTGATTTTTATAATGTCACATTGATTCATTATATTGCTTCAATAGTGTTTGTAGCAGGTGTAATTTTTCATGTTTTTTATCATGGATTAAGAAAAGATTTCGCTCTCTTGCCTAAAAAGGGTGATTTGTCTCAAAGCATTAAAGTGCTATTAGCAATGATTGGAATTGGTAAAGAACCTCCATCAGACAAATATCTGCCCGAGCAAAGAATTGCTTATGTTGGAATTGGCTTGATAGTTTTGATTTTGACAGTTACAGGTATTATAAAAGTTCTTAAAAATCTTGAATGGATTGTGCTTTCTCCAGGGTTAGAATCAATTAATACATTGGTTCATACTCTAACAGGTTTTTTATTTATAATTGCATTTTTTGTTCATGTTGCAACAGTTATTTTATTTAAATCAAACTGGCCACTGCTAAAAAGTATGTTCACAGGATGGGTT
- a CDS encoding metal-sensitive transcriptional regulator, with product MEKDKTKLIQRFRRIEGQIRGLQRMIESGRACEEIITQFASINGALKSAGFLIVMYYLNDCLMRKADSVENLEKEVEKVIKTYISSM from the coding sequence ATGGAAAAAGATAAGACAAAGCTTATTCAAAGATTCAGAAGAATTGAAGGGCAGATTAGGGGACTTCAAAGGATGATAGAAAGTGGGCGAGCCTGTGAAGAGATTATAACCCAGTTTGCTTCAATTAATGGAGCATTAAAGAGTGCTGGTTTTTTGATTGTGATGTATTATCTTAATGACTGTTTAATGCGTAAAGCAGATTCTGTTGAAAATCTTGAAAAGGAAGTAGAAAAAGTTATAAAAACCTATATATCTTCTATGTAA
- a CDS encoding FmdB family zinc ribbon protein — MPLYEYKCKRCKTTFQVLKPVSERDKSEKCPDCGSSETERLISLFTSNATTCSPYVHTGG; from the coding sequence ATGCCTTTATATGAGTATAAATGTAAAAGATGTAAAACAACTTTTCAAGTTTTAAAACCTGTAAGTGAAAGAGATAAGTCTGAAAAATGTCCTGATTGTGGAAGTAGTGAAACTGAAAGATTAATTTCTCTATTTACGAGCAATGCTACGACATGCAGTCCTTATGTTCATACAGGTGGTTGA
- a CDS encoding selenium metabolism-associated LysR family transcriptional regulator codes for MEDHKLKVFCTVAETKSFSKTSEIIHLTQPAVSLQIQALEELYETKLFDRSSGSITLTPAGEILYKYAKQILTMYAEAAKEISKITGLIKGCVKIGAGTTVGNYILPAVAVDFKKRHPKIRVSVSIGNAKKILEMLNSSMIDFGIISEMPGKSKFIVDSIISDELCVICSADHPLNNQKSVSLYDVVKEPFVIREEGSSTRVIIEKFLAEHGLSVSDLHISLILGSTGSIKEAVERGIGLSIVSKWAIRKEVSCGNLRILKLKEGKITRDFYIILPKNTILSPAVEEFITYLKNYPYSDLIL; via the coding sequence ATGGAAGATCACAAATTAAAAGTATTCTGTACAGTAGCTGAAACAAAAAGTTTTTCTAAAACTTCAGAAATTATTCATCTTACGCAGCCTGCAGTGAGTCTTCAAATTCAGGCACTGGAAGAATTATATGAAACCAAACTATTTGACCGTTCCTCAGGCAGTATTACGCTAACCCCAGCAGGTGAGATACTCTACAAATATGCTAAACAAATTCTAACAATGTATGCTGAAGCAGCAAAAGAAATAAGTAAAATAACAGGATTAATAAAAGGATGTGTAAAAATCGGAGCAGGAACAACTGTTGGTAACTATATTCTGCCTGCTGTAGCTGTTGATTTCAAAAAAAGACACCCCAAAATTAGAGTAAGCGTTTCTATAGGTAATGCAAAAAAAATTCTTGAAATGCTTAATTCAAGCATGATAGATTTTGGAATTATTTCTGAAATGCCTGGAAAAAGCAAATTTATCGTGGACTCCATTATATCAGATGAGCTATGCGTGATTTGCTCTGCGGATCATCCTCTTAATAATCAAAAGTCTGTTTCATTGTATGATGTTGTGAAAGAACCATTTGTAATAAGAGAGGAAGGTTCAAGCACAAGAGTTATAATTGAAAAATTTTTAGCAGAACACGGACTTAGCGTTTCTGATTTACATATATCACTTATTCTTGGAAGTACTGGCTCCATTAAAGAAGCAGTTGAAAGAGGCATTGGACTTTCTATAGTATCCAAGTGGGCTATTCGTAAAGAAGTATCATGTGGAAATTTAAGAATTCTTAAGCTTAAAGAAGGTAAGATAACAAGAGATTTTTATATTATTTTACCGAAGAATACAATTCTTTCTCCTGCCGTTGAAGAGTTTATAACGTATCTTAAAAATTATCCTTATTCAGATTTGATTTTATAA
- a CDS encoding 4Fe-4S dicluster domain-containing protein produces the protein MEISRRGFLALSSAIGASLLLGNNAEAVEGKYATLIDLTKCDGCKDEPIPRCVKACREYNKDRFPEPKKPIQPYWPRKTYEDWSDKKNKIDTLTPYNWIFVQKLNVDGQEINIPRRCMHCDNPPCVRECPFGALTKQPEGNSVINDKICFGGAKCRDVCPWHIPQRQAGVGIYLQILPKYAGGGVMYKCDLCKDKIRKGEEPACVTACRDRLKENAVFSFGERKAIYELAYRKAQEEGLYIYGDKQNGGTSTLYISKIPFEAIEKVLKAKKEKFQMPVKVENKIESKFNPIGKLVLASGFISMAAAFIGALSSRKTKKEDETNEK, from the coding sequence ATGGAGATTTCAAGAAGAGGATTTTTAGCATTATCATCAGCTATAGGCGCATCTTTGTTATTGGGAAATAATGCAGAGGCAGTTGAAGGTAAGTATGCGACATTAATTGACCTTACTAAATGCGATGGTTGTAAAGATGAGCCTATCCCAAGATGTGTAAAAGCATGTAGAGAATACAATAAAGATAGATTCCCAGAACCCAAAAAGCCTATTCAGCCTTATTGGCCAAGAAAAACCTATGAAGACTGGTCAGACAAAAAAAATAAAATTGATACCTTGACTCCCTATAACTGGATTTTTGTTCAAAAACTCAATGTTGATGGGCAAGAGATTAATATTCCAAGAAGGTGTATGCATTGCGATAATCCTCCATGTGTGAGAGAATGTCCCTTTGGTGCTTTAACCAAGCAGCCTGAGGGTAATTCTGTGATAAATGATAAAATCTGCTTTGGTGGTGCTAAATGTAGAGATGTCTGTCCATGGCATATTCCTCAGAGACAAGCAGGTGTTGGTATATATTTACAAATTCTTCCTAAGTATGCTGGAGGTGGGGTTATGTATAAATGTGACCTTTGTAAAGATAAAATCAGAAAAGGCGAGGAGCCTGCCTGCGTTACAGCATGTAGAGACCGACTTAAAGAAAATGCGGTTTTCAGTTTTGGTGAAAGAAAAGCTATTTATGAACTTGCATACAGAAAAGCTCAAGAAGAAGGACTTTATATTTATGGAGATAAACAAAATGGAGGAACATCAACGCTTTATATTTCAAAAATTCCTTTTGAAGCAATAGAAAAAGTTTTAAAAGCAAAAAAAGAAAAATTTCAAATGCCTGTAAAGGTTGAAAATAAAATAGAATCAAAATTCAATCCAATTGGAAAATTGGTTTTAGCTTCAGGATTTATTTCAATGGCTGCAGCTTTTATAGGAGCTCTTTCTTCCAGAAAAACTAAAAAGGAGGATGAAACCAATGAGAAATAA